One window from the genome of Andrena cerasifolii isolate SP2316 chromosome 3, iyAndCera1_principal, whole genome shotgun sequence encodes:
- the LOC143367551 gene encoding putative inactive peptidyl-prolyl cis-trans isomerase-like 6 isoform X1 — translation MAYKRKAILNYIMMQNKIKSELLKKRCCKDDCIRIKVVGIINTVAFQKARICAEKLYQHLPFKFSLPQLIEMFQIDWQEYINKMKRQIGGKLWSLTRTVAVFINDEFIGSDVEFLYYISQTYIFNLPVGIGYYESLATEQCKWFMEKSKRKYVYFTFTIDGSMIGSFVFMLYSDLLPLTCRHFLNLCTGYDQVEKCYKDSYYVNTRVHRIVKNGWLQCGGNEFKDIENSEGGASKIPDESYCVQHDHRGVLSMANNGKHCNESEFIVCLKSNPWMNYYYVAFGQLVDGAGTLKKLENISTYYEQPTKQIVISHCGEYIFGDEIKLETESKIFLEHQPPMSTEGEATRFSDSAFDFYSITPWLDNIADRIDVRDTASLLMAERYLHGLYCLSTDYLPGMDMRPYAEIRSIAKKEYDTIALKLRELLLKFQPDTMTEGEKLMFTSDISKIILAYVFCQRDNEFCLKHISMDSHAIIHKILEVAYEIALRAVAKSKEKALIARGCAASKLIKMFEEKQAKCIPISDACISLLEELLIKAILHLTRFIDRQEE, via the exons ATGGCATACAAAAGGAAAGCTATATTGAATTACATAATGatgcaaaataaaattaaaagtgaattGTTAAAGAAACGTTGTTGCAAGGATGACTGTATTAGAATTAAAGTAGTAGGTATTATAAATACTGTTGCTTTTCAAAAGGCTCGAATATGTGCAGAAAAGTTATATCAGCATTTAccatttaaattttcactgcCGCAACTCATAGAAATGTTTCAAATAGATTGGCAGGAGTACATTAATAAGATGAAAAGG CAAATTGGGGGTAAACTGTGGTCATTAACGCGAACCGTGGCTGTATTTATAAATGATGAGTTTATCGGCAGCGAtgtggaatttttatattacataagccagacttatatttttaatttacctGTCGGAATAGGATATTACGAAAGCCTTGCCACAGAACAATGTAAATGGTTCATGGAAAAGTCCAAG AGGAAGTACGTTTATTTCACGTTCACCATAGACGGTTCTATGATTGGTTCATTTGTGTTTATG TTATATTCCGATTTGTTACCATTGACTTGTCGACATTTCTTAAATCTTTGTACCGGATATGATCAAGTAGAAAAATGTTATAAAGATTCATACTatgtaaatacacgtgtacaccgTATAGTAAAGAATGGCTGGCTTCAATGCGGAG GTAATGAATTTAAAGATATTGAGAACTCTGAAGGGGGTGCTTCTAAGATACCCGACGAGTCTTATTGCGTTCAGCATGATCACCGTGGAGTTCTTTCAATGGCAAACAATGGAAAACATTGTAATGAATCAGAATTTATCGTATGCTTAAAATCCAATCCCTGGATGAACTACTATTACGTTGCTTTCGG ACAACTCGTGGATGGTGCTGGAACTTTAAAAAAGTTAGAGAATATTTCAACATACTACGAGCAACCTACAAAGCAAATAGTAATATCACATTGCGGCGAATATATTTTCGGAGATGAAATCAAGTTGGAGACAGAATCAAAAATTTTCCTT GAACATCAACCGCCGATGAGCACTGAAGGAGAAGCTACAAGGTTTAGCGATAGCGCATTCGATTTTTATTCTATCACTCCATGGCTGGATAATATCGCAGATAGAATAGACGTTCGTGATACAGCCTCGCTTTTAATGGCtgaaagatatttacatggcctTTACTGCCTTTCAACTGACTACTTGCCAG GAATGGATATGCGTCCTTATGCAGAGATTCGTTCAATTGCCAAAAAAGAATACGATACAATTGCATTAAAGCTTCgtgaattattattgaagtttcaGCCTGATACAATGACCGAGGGGGAAAAATTAATGTTCACCTCAGATATCTCCAAAATTATTTTAGCTTACGTTTTTTGTCAACGCGATAATGAA ttttgtttgaaacatattTCAATGGACAGCCATGCAATTATACATAAAATATTAGAAGTCGCGTACGAAATAGCATTGAGAGCCGTTGCAAAATCTAAAGAAAAGGCATTAATTGCACGGGGATGTGCAGCTTCAAAACTTATTAA GATGTTCGAAGAAAAGCAAGCTAAATGTATACCAATCTCAGACGCTTGTATATCGTTACTAGAAGAACTGTTAATTAAAGCTATATTACATTTGACGAGGTTTATTGACAgacaagaagaataa
- the LOC143367551 gene encoding uncharacterized protein LOC143367551 isoform X2, whose product MVHGKVQEEVRLFHVHHRRFYDWFICVYGNEFKDIENSEGGASKIPDESYCVQHDHRGVLSMANNGKHCNESEFIVCLKSNPWMNYYYVAFGQLVDGAGTLKKLENISTYYEQPTKQIVISHCGEYIFGDEIKLETESKIFLEHQPPMSTEGEATRFSDSAFDFYSITPWLDNIADRIDVRDTASLLMAERYLHGLYCLSTDYLPGMDMRPYAEIRSIAKKEYDTIALKLRELLLKFQPDTMTEGEKLMFTSDISKIILAYVFCQRDNEFCLKHISMDSHAIIHKILEVAYEIALRAVAKSKEKALIARGCAASKLIKMFEEKQAKCIPISDACISLLEELLIKAILHLTRFIDRQEE is encoded by the exons ATGGTTCATGGAAAAGTCCAAG AGGAAGTACGTTTATTTCACGTTCACCATAGACGGTTCTATGATTGGTTCATTTGTGTTTATG GTAATGAATTTAAAGATATTGAGAACTCTGAAGGGGGTGCTTCTAAGATACCCGACGAGTCTTATTGCGTTCAGCATGATCACCGTGGAGTTCTTTCAATGGCAAACAATGGAAAACATTGTAATGAATCAGAATTTATCGTATGCTTAAAATCCAATCCCTGGATGAACTACTATTACGTTGCTTTCGG ACAACTCGTGGATGGTGCTGGAACTTTAAAAAAGTTAGAGAATATTTCAACATACTACGAGCAACCTACAAAGCAAATAGTAATATCACATTGCGGCGAATATATTTTCGGAGATGAAATCAAGTTGGAGACAGAATCAAAAATTTTCCTT GAACATCAACCGCCGATGAGCACTGAAGGAGAAGCTACAAGGTTTAGCGATAGCGCATTCGATTTTTATTCTATCACTCCATGGCTGGATAATATCGCAGATAGAATAGACGTTCGTGATACAGCCTCGCTTTTAATGGCtgaaagatatttacatggcctTTACTGCCTTTCAACTGACTACTTGCCAG GAATGGATATGCGTCCTTATGCAGAGATTCGTTCAATTGCCAAAAAAGAATACGATACAATTGCATTAAAGCTTCgtgaattattattgaagtttcaGCCTGATACAATGACCGAGGGGGAAAAATTAATGTTCACCTCAGATATCTCCAAAATTATTTTAGCTTACGTTTTTTGTCAACGCGATAATGAA ttttgtttgaaacatattTCAATGGACAGCCATGCAATTATACATAAAATATTAGAAGTCGCGTACGAAATAGCATTGAGAGCCGTTGCAAAATCTAAAGAAAAGGCATTAATTGCACGGGGATGTGCAGCTTCAAAACTTATTAA GATGTTCGAAGAAAAGCAAGCTAAATGTATACCAATCTCAGACGCTTGTATATCGTTACTAGAAGAACTGTTAATTAAAGCTATATTACATTTGACGAGGTTTATTGACAgacaagaagaataa
- the Mei-9 gene encoding DNA repair endonuclease XPF mei-9 isoform X2, whose product MRSIFLFIILQLPYAFASIDKLLHYITDDVPGGSYKYYSLTYEGFIKIILTSDNGDADLYASQITSKPTYEPDQYCLQSATCGEDSLLIPDSFKRPVSIGVYGHPSHENSRYILLVYETTDTENVSYERNSEDIQNDYDDKSIMLEYENQMFLEVLHEDGLVITAKGLGIETVFANVLRAYTDPGNLIIILGTTNHDEQYFIETLQNYGVKQLPRVVTSECSSDERVIMYLEGGALFVSGRILVVDLLKNRVPLSLVTGILVYRAHNILNSYQAAFALRLYRQSNKTGFIKAFTNSALAFTVGYMQVERVMKALFVKKLYLWPRFHTLVNNSLGAHKPNVIELHVKITPKMLNIQTALLDIMNYVVKELKRLNKYLDLDELNVENAIAKKFHKQLQSQLDPIWHQLSSTSKQLLSDLKTLRALLACLTYEDCVSFYAMLNRLRTMEYAVKNSGWLMLDSVDTLFKNAKDRVYNAKSGELKPEANPKWAALTEVLLEIQDQNKKKGNGEMEKVLVLVHDRNICYQIKNYLTMGSNEYLLYEAMKKLSHKEMQNTSEKSAGKTPAPEEKNDDDTNEEQDTYVLTLSQKVIEESQSGSSDENQHQTLFEDCSQIAELDLTNVTTNAPVILIQSLKKNGDPTALQRSLAEHMPSNVIMYLADVSAVRQIEVYQNNNPSIDLKVYFLVYGGSVEEQEYLTSLRREKEAFHALINAKTTMVIPEDQDGKGEECLSLAVQADTDAEANTRKGGLPTQPEVPNTVIVDMREFRSELPGILYKRGMKTDPVTLQVGDYILSPEICVERKSVSDLIGSLNSGRLYNQAMSMSRHYTKPMLLIEFDPNKPFCFQGHYYASKDVQNMFITSKLQLLTLHFPRLKLVWSPGPHATAQLFEELKQGRDQPDAIKAAQIGADENKQMATEKYNTRIHDLVARLPGVTTKNLQAILNKGQSLDHLYKLTTEELTEMIGNKNEAQMLHNAFHEKSSPVEEKSKVNGKQTGVRGRGRRLFTKTK is encoded by the exons ATGAGGAGTATATTTCTTTTCATCATCTTG CAGCTACCCTATGCGTTTGCATCTATAGAtaaattattgcattatataaCTGATGACGTTCCAGGAGGTTCGTACAAATACTACAGCTTGACGTACGAAGGttttatcaaaataatactgACATCGGA CAACGGCGATGCAGATTTATATGCTTCCCAAATAACATCCAAGCCAACTTATGAACCCGATCAATATTGTCTTCAGTCTGCTACGTGTGGAGAAGATAGTCTTCTTATTCCTGATAG ttttaaaAGACCGGTTAGTATAGGCGTTTATGGACATCCGTCGCATGAGAACAGTAGGTATATTCTCTTAGTGTACGAAACAACAGATACAGAGAACGTATCTTATGAAAGGAATTCAGAAGATATTCAGAACGACTATGACGATAAG TCAATCATGTTGGAATACGAGAATCAAATGTTCTTAGAAGTACTCCACGAGGACGGTCTGGTTATTACTGCAAA GGGCCTTGGTATAGAAACCGTTTTCGCAAATGTGTTAAGAGCTTACACAGATCCAGGAAACTTGATTATAATCCTGGGGACTACAAATCACGATGAGCAGTACTTTATCGAGACTTTACAAAACTATGGAGTAAAACAGTTACCCCGTGTTGTAACTTCTGAATGTTCTTCCGATGAAAG GGTGATAATGTATCTAGAGGGGGGAGCCTTGTTCGTGTCGGGTCGCATTCTTGTAGtagatttgttaaaaaatagagTTCCATTGAGCTTGGTTACTGGAATCCTTGTATATAGAGcacataatattttaaattcatatCAAGCAGCATTTGCTCTCCGTTTGTACAGACAAAGCAATAAG ACCGGATTTATCAAAGCATTCACTAACTCTGCTTTAGCATTCACTGTTGGGTATATGCAAGTAGAACGAGTAATGAAAGCTTTGTTTGTCAAAAAGTTGTATCTGTGGCCGCGTTTCCACACACTTGTAAATAATAGTTTAGGGGCACACAAG cCTAATGTCATTGAACTGCATGTAAAGATTACACCGAAAATGTTGAACATCCAAACTGCCCTACTCGATATAATGAACTATGTCGTAAAAGAACTCAAGAGACTTAACAAATAT TTAGATTTGGACGAATTGAATGTTGAAAATGCGATAGCTAAGAAGTTccataagcaattgcaatcacAATTGGATCCCATTTGGCATCAACTTAGTTCCACCTCCAAGCAATTACTATCCGATTTAAAGACATTGCGGGCTCTTTTGGC ATGTTTAACGTACGAGGATTGCGTGTCCTTCTACGCGATGCTAAATCGTTTACGCACTATGGAATATGCTGTAAAAAATAGCGGCTGGTTGATGCTAGACTCTGTGGAcactttgtttaaaaatgcaaaggATAGAGTCTACAATGCAAAGAGCGGTG AATTGAAGCCAGAAGCAAATCCAAAATGGGCGGCGTTAACAGAAGTATTGCTGGAAATTCAGGATCAgaataaaaagaaaggaaacggGGAGATGGAGAAGGTCCTTGTTTTGGTACATGATCGCAACATATGTTATCAGATAAAAAACTATTTAACTATGGGTTCTAATGAGTATTTACTTTACGAAGCGATGAAGAAACTTTCTCATAAAGAAATGCAAAACACAAG CGAAAAGAGCGCGGGAAAGACGCCTGCACCTGAAGAGAAAAATGATGACGATACAAATGAAGAACAAGACACTTACGTGTTAACGTTGTCTCAAAAAGTTATTGAAGAAAGTCAATCTGGTTCATCGGATGAGAACCAGCACCAGACTTTATTTGAAGATTGTTCACAA ATCGCCGAATTAGATTTAACTAACGTAACAACGAACGCACCTGTTATTTTAATACAATCTCTGAAAAAGAATGGCGATCCAACGGCGTTGCAACGCTCGTTAGCGGAACATATGCCGAGTAATGTTATCATGTATTTAGCCGACGTCTCAGCTGTGCGGCAAATCGAA GTTTATCAAAACAATAACCCATCGATAGATTTAAAAGTCTATTTCTTAGTTTACGGAGGCTCTGTGGAAGAGCAAGAATATCTTACATCGCTGCGACGGGAGAAAGAAGCATTTCACGCGTTAATTAATGCTAAGACC ACGATGGTGATTCCCGAAGATCAAGATGGGAAAGGTGAAGAGTGTTTGAGCCTTGCAGTTCAAGCGGATACAGATGCCGAAGCAAATACACGAAAAGGCGGATTACCGACCCAACCAGAAGTTCCTAATACAGTAATAGTAGACATGAGAGAGTTTAGAAGCGAACTGCCTGGTATACTTTATAAACGAGGCATGAAAACTGACCCCGTAACATTACAG GTCGGCGATTACATCTTGTCGCCAGAAATTTGTGTCGAAAGGAAAAGCGTTTCAGATTTAATTGGCTCCTTAAACAGTGGACGATTATACAACCAAGCTATGTCTATGTCGAGGCATTATACTAAACCAATGCTTTTGATAGAATTCGATCCAAATAAACCATTCTGCTTTCAG GGACACTATTACGCTAGTAAAGATGTACAAAATATGTTTATTACCTCGAAACTTCAGTTGTTGACTCTACATTTTCCTCGATTGAAACTAGTATGGTCGCCTGGACCTCACGCAACAGCACAACTATTCGAAGAATTGAAG CAAGGAAGGGACCAACCAGATGCAATCAAGGCTGCTCAAATTGGTGCCGACGAAAACAAGCAAATGGCAACGGAAAAATATAATACTCGTATTCACGATTTAGTTGCCAGATTACCGGGAGTTACCACCAAAAATTTACAAGCGATTTTGAACAAAGGACAATCATTAGATCATCTGTATAAACTTACAACT GAAGAACTTACGGAAATGattggaaataaaaatgaagcaCAAATGTTACATAATGCATTTCACGAGAAAAGTTCTCCGGTCGAAGAGAAATCAAAGGTAAATGGTAAACAAACTGGAGTTAGAGGTCGCGGAAGAAGACTGTTTACTAAAACCAAGTAA
- the Mei-9 gene encoding DNA repair endonuclease XPF mei-9 isoform X1: MLEYENQMFLEVLHEDGLVITAKGLGIETVFANVLRAYTDPGNLIIILGTTNHDEQYFIETLQNYGVKQLPRVVTSECSSDERVIMYLEGGALFVSGRILVVDLLKNRVPLSLVTGILVYRAHNILNSYQAAFALRLYRQSNKTGFIKAFTNSALAFTVGYMQVERVMKALFVKKLYLWPRFHTLVNNSLGAHKPNVIELHVKITPKMLNIQTALLDIMNYVVKELKRLNKYLDLDELNVENAIAKKFHKQLQSQLDPIWHQLSSTSKQLLSDLKTLRALLACLTYEDCVSFYAMLNRLRTMEYAVKNSGWLMLDSVDTLFKNAKDRVYNAKSGELKPEANPKWAALTEVLLEIQDQNKKKGNGEMEKVLVLVHDRNICYQIKNYLTMGSNEYLLYEAMKKLSHKEMQNTSEKSAGKTPAPEEKNDDDTNEEQDTYVLTLSQKVIEESQSGSSDENQHQTLFEDCSQIAELDLTNVTTNAPVILIQSLKKNGDPTALQRSLAEHMPSNVIMYLADVSAVRQIEVYQNNNPSIDLKVYFLVYGGSVEEQEYLTSLRREKEAFHALINAKTTMVIPEDQDGKGEECLSLAVQADTDAEANTRKGGLPTQPEVPNTVIVDMREFRSELPGILYKRGMKTDPVTLQVGDYILSPEICVERKSVSDLIGSLNSGRLYNQAMSMSRHYTKPMLLIEFDPNKPFCFQGHYYASKDVQNMFITSKLQLLTLHFPRLKLVWSPGPHATAQLFEELKQGRDQPDAIKAAQIGADENKQMATEKYNTRIHDLVARLPGVTTKNLQAILNKGQSLDHLYKLTTEELTEMIGNKNEAQMLHNAFHEKSSPVEEKSKVNGKQTGVRGRGRRLFTKTK; encoded by the exons ATGTTGGAATACGAGAATCAAATGTTCTTAGAAGTACTCCACGAGGACGGTCTGGTTATTACTGCAAA GGGCCTTGGTATAGAAACCGTTTTCGCAAATGTGTTAAGAGCTTACACAGATCCAGGAAACTTGATTATAATCCTGGGGACTACAAATCACGATGAGCAGTACTTTATCGAGACTTTACAAAACTATGGAGTAAAACAGTTACCCCGTGTTGTAACTTCTGAATGTTCTTCCGATGAAAG GGTGATAATGTATCTAGAGGGGGGAGCCTTGTTCGTGTCGGGTCGCATTCTTGTAGtagatttgttaaaaaatagagTTCCATTGAGCTTGGTTACTGGAATCCTTGTATATAGAGcacataatattttaaattcatatCAAGCAGCATTTGCTCTCCGTTTGTACAGACAAAGCAATAAG ACCGGATTTATCAAAGCATTCACTAACTCTGCTTTAGCATTCACTGTTGGGTATATGCAAGTAGAACGAGTAATGAAAGCTTTGTTTGTCAAAAAGTTGTATCTGTGGCCGCGTTTCCACACACTTGTAAATAATAGTTTAGGGGCACACAAG cCTAATGTCATTGAACTGCATGTAAAGATTACACCGAAAATGTTGAACATCCAAACTGCCCTACTCGATATAATGAACTATGTCGTAAAAGAACTCAAGAGACTTAACAAATAT TTAGATTTGGACGAATTGAATGTTGAAAATGCGATAGCTAAGAAGTTccataagcaattgcaatcacAATTGGATCCCATTTGGCATCAACTTAGTTCCACCTCCAAGCAATTACTATCCGATTTAAAGACATTGCGGGCTCTTTTGGC ATGTTTAACGTACGAGGATTGCGTGTCCTTCTACGCGATGCTAAATCGTTTACGCACTATGGAATATGCTGTAAAAAATAGCGGCTGGTTGATGCTAGACTCTGTGGAcactttgtttaaaaatgcaaaggATAGAGTCTACAATGCAAAGAGCGGTG AATTGAAGCCAGAAGCAAATCCAAAATGGGCGGCGTTAACAGAAGTATTGCTGGAAATTCAGGATCAgaataaaaagaaaggaaacggGGAGATGGAGAAGGTCCTTGTTTTGGTACATGATCGCAACATATGTTATCAGATAAAAAACTATTTAACTATGGGTTCTAATGAGTATTTACTTTACGAAGCGATGAAGAAACTTTCTCATAAAGAAATGCAAAACACAAG CGAAAAGAGCGCGGGAAAGACGCCTGCACCTGAAGAGAAAAATGATGACGATACAAATGAAGAACAAGACACTTACGTGTTAACGTTGTCTCAAAAAGTTATTGAAGAAAGTCAATCTGGTTCATCGGATGAGAACCAGCACCAGACTTTATTTGAAGATTGTTCACAA ATCGCCGAATTAGATTTAACTAACGTAACAACGAACGCACCTGTTATTTTAATACAATCTCTGAAAAAGAATGGCGATCCAACGGCGTTGCAACGCTCGTTAGCGGAACATATGCCGAGTAATGTTATCATGTATTTAGCCGACGTCTCAGCTGTGCGGCAAATCGAA GTTTATCAAAACAATAACCCATCGATAGATTTAAAAGTCTATTTCTTAGTTTACGGAGGCTCTGTGGAAGAGCAAGAATATCTTACATCGCTGCGACGGGAGAAAGAAGCATTTCACGCGTTAATTAATGCTAAGACC ACGATGGTGATTCCCGAAGATCAAGATGGGAAAGGTGAAGAGTGTTTGAGCCTTGCAGTTCAAGCGGATACAGATGCCGAAGCAAATACACGAAAAGGCGGATTACCGACCCAACCAGAAGTTCCTAATACAGTAATAGTAGACATGAGAGAGTTTAGAAGCGAACTGCCTGGTATACTTTATAAACGAGGCATGAAAACTGACCCCGTAACATTACAG GTCGGCGATTACATCTTGTCGCCAGAAATTTGTGTCGAAAGGAAAAGCGTTTCAGATTTAATTGGCTCCTTAAACAGTGGACGATTATACAACCAAGCTATGTCTATGTCGAGGCATTATACTAAACCAATGCTTTTGATAGAATTCGATCCAAATAAACCATTCTGCTTTCAG GGACACTATTACGCTAGTAAAGATGTACAAAATATGTTTATTACCTCGAAACTTCAGTTGTTGACTCTACATTTTCCTCGATTGAAACTAGTATGGTCGCCTGGACCTCACGCAACAGCACAACTATTCGAAGAATTGAAG CAAGGAAGGGACCAACCAGATGCAATCAAGGCTGCTCAAATTGGTGCCGACGAAAACAAGCAAATGGCAACGGAAAAATATAATACTCGTATTCACGATTTAGTTGCCAGATTACCGGGAGTTACCACCAAAAATTTACAAGCGATTTTGAACAAAGGACAATCATTAGATCATCTGTATAAACTTACAACT GAAGAACTTACGGAAATGattggaaataaaaatgaagcaCAAATGTTACATAATGCATTTCACGAGAAAAGTTCTCCGGTCGAAGAGAAATCAAAGGTAAATGGTAAACAAACTGGAGTTAGAGGTCGCGGAAGAAGACTGTTTACTAAAACCAAGTAA